From Pseudoalteromonas sp. R3, one genomic window encodes:
- the gshB gene encoding glutathione synthase — MKICFIMYPWERVDAENDSTLRLIHEAVSRNHIVAITTVNALTIRDSVASAFCDVFVKQDKVSDNFVSFYNKAQFKRTQLPLAGFDVIFMRANPPLDTLAMNFLDSVRDDTFIVNDIDGLRIANNKLYTASFQGTASEFIPATHVSKNKEYLERIFAESNCDKMILKPLDGYGGRGVIVLEKSAKQSFSSLLEFYIGGDESGKGSSYVILQEYVPGAAEGDVRILMLNGEPIGAMKRIPASNEVRANVHAGGKVVKHKLTAQEQALCKHIGPKLVRDGLYFVGIDVIGGKLIEVNVLSPGGISRINRLNRTRLQVQVIDFVESVVHAKELVNHRKNAFRQVIEDAHAV; from the coding sequence GTGAAAATTTGTTTTATTATGTACCCGTGGGAGCGGGTTGACGCCGAGAACGACAGTACCCTGCGCCTGATCCACGAAGCTGTGTCGCGCAATCATATTGTTGCCATTACCACAGTCAATGCCCTGACCATTCGCGACAGTGTTGCTAGCGCCTTTTGCGATGTGTTCGTCAAACAGGACAAAGTCTCTGACAACTTCGTCAGTTTTTACAACAAGGCCCAGTTTAAGCGCACTCAGCTACCGCTGGCCGGTTTTGATGTGATTTTTATGCGCGCCAATCCGCCGCTCGATACCCTGGCCATGAACTTTCTTGATTCTGTGCGCGACGATACCTTTATCGTGAACGATATCGACGGGCTGCGTATTGCTAACAATAAATTGTACACCGCGTCCTTTCAGGGCACCGCCAGTGAGTTTATTCCGGCCACCCATGTATCAAAAAACAAAGAATATCTGGAGCGGATCTTCGCCGAATCCAACTGCGACAAAATGATCCTCAAGCCGCTCGACGGTTACGGTGGTCGCGGCGTCATTGTGCTGGAGAAAAGCGCCAAGCAAAGTTTCAGCTCCCTGCTGGAGTTTTATATTGGTGGCGATGAGTCTGGCAAAGGCAGTAGTTATGTGATTTTGCAGGAATATGTACCCGGCGCTGCAGAGGGCGATGTGCGGATCCTGATGCTCAATGGCGAGCCCATCGGGGCGATGAAACGCATTCCGGCCAGTAATGAGGTGCGAGCCAATGTGCATGCCGGTGGCAAAGTGGTTAAGCATAAACTGACCGCTCAGGAGCAGGCGTTGTGCAAGCACATAGGCCCTAAGCTGGTACGTGATGGTCTGTACTTTGTGGGCATTGATGTGATTGGTGGCAAGCTGATTGAGGTGAATGTACTCAGTCCGGGCGGGATCTCTCGTATCAACCGTCTGAATCGAACCCGCTTGCAGGTGCAGGTGATCGACTTTGTTGAAAGTGTCGTGCATGCCAAAGAGCTGGTAAACCATCGTAAAAATGCATTTCGTCAGGTAATTGAAGATGCCCATGCAGTCTGA
- a CDS encoding methyltransferase, with translation MAGFAFKQFTVAQSRSAMKVSTDGVLFGAWVCVTSAQRMLDIGAGTGLLSLMCKQRAPRLVIDAVEIDAQACLDATDNINASPWSDIAVHQTPIQTFISDQPYDLVISNPPYFNHSLKGPDAARNTARHTDSLSFVQIIEAFMRYSHEQGRLAVILPAQEGHEFTALAKHRGLFLARRCNVSMTPDKPVTRLMLEFHRNETTQDLQSLCVRNEMGEYSDAFVDLCRDFYLKM, from the coding sequence ATGGCTGGCTTTGCATTTAAGCAATTTACGGTGGCGCAATCGCGCAGCGCAATGAAGGTGTCAACCGACGGGGTGTTATTTGGTGCCTGGGTTTGCGTGACGAGTGCACAGCGCATGCTCGACATTGGCGCAGGCACGGGGTTACTGAGTTTGATGTGCAAGCAGCGCGCCCCACGGCTTGTAATCGATGCGGTTGAAATTGATGCGCAGGCTTGTCTGGACGCCACTGACAATATTAACGCCAGCCCCTGGTCGGATATTGCTGTACACCAGACACCCATTCAGACATTCATCTCAGATCAGCCTTATGATTTGGTGATCAGCAATCCGCCGTACTTTAATCACAGCTTAAAAGGGCCGGATGCCGCCCGTAACACCGCGCGCCACACCGACAGCTTGAGTTTTGTACAGATAATAGAAGCATTTATGCGCTATAGTCACGAACAAGGCCGGCTGGCGGTGATTTTGCCAGCTCAGGAAGGGCATGAGTTTACTGCTCTGGCTAAACACCGAGGTCTATTTCTGGCACGCCGTTGTAATGTGTCCATGACGCCCGACAAGCCTGTCACCAGGTTAATGTTGGAATTTCACCGTAACGAAACCACACAGGATCTGCAAAGCCTATGTGTCAGAAATGAAATGGGTGAATATAGCGATGCGTTTGTTGATCTGTGTCGTGATTTCTATTTGAAAATGTGA